A DNA window from Vibrio sp. CDRSL-10 TSBA contains the following coding sequences:
- a CDS encoding DUF3316 domain-containing protein — MKKALVILTTMSLSAGAFAAISTAEKETTIATGAYQSQQLAYDAGFQMVDHLNQLPGDELAQELNIFDAQIATESLKVTDAEVKVEPFAPKDGHVQYRALVDVDYQYTVREGQS; from the coding sequence ATGAAGAAAGCACTTGTGATCTTAACTACTATGTCCCTGAGCGCTGGCGCTTTCGCAGCGATAAGTACGGCAGAGAAAGAAACCACCATCGCCACTGGTGCGTATCAGTCGCAACAGTTGGCGTATGACGCTGGCTTTCAAATGGTCGATCACCTCAATCAGCTGCCGGGCGACGAACTGGCGCAGGAACTGAATATCTTTGACGCCCAGATTGCAACAGAAAGTTTGAAAGTGACCGATGCAGAAGTCAAAGTGGAACCATTTGCGCCCAAAGATGGCCATGTTCAATACCGTGCACTGGTTGATGTCGACTACCAATACACGGTGCGTGAAGGTCAGAGCTAA
- a CDS encoding DUF3820 family protein — translation MLEKENLIKLARMPMPFGKYAGRALIDLPEEYLLWFDKKGWPSGELGDLLKLCLALKIEGLDSVVKPLKRM, via the coding sequence ATGCTGGAAAAAGAAAACCTGATTAAACTGGCCCGAATGCCAATGCCATTTGGCAAATACGCTGGCCGTGCACTCATCGACCTGCCGGAAGAGTACCTGCTGTGGTTCGATAAAAAGGGCTGGCCAAGCGGTGAACTCGGTGATTTGCTCAAACTGTGCCTGGCACTGAAAATTGAAGGACTGGACAGCGTAGTGAAACCGTTGAAGCGAATGTAA